Proteins encoded by one window of Candidatus Sumerlaea chitinivorans:
- a CDS encoding DNA-binding response regulator, LuxR family translates to MRIAIVDDHPIVRRGLREILEEDERFSVVGEAANAAEAIALVRHLRPDVLLLDVTMPGRSGLDVLHQIVSEELPTRVLVLSIHPENQYALRAIKAGARGYLTKESAPDELLVALEKILAGGCYLTESVAHQMTQQATRKATKATYPHELLSDREFEVLRLLGSGKSVTEIAEELNLSVKTVSTYRARIMEKLQAKHTPELIRYAMEHGLVSK, encoded by the coding sequence GTGCGCATCGCAATTGTTGATGATCATCCTATCGTCCGCCGCGGCCTACGTGAAATCCTTGAGGAAGATGAACGTTTTTCGGTAGTTGGTGAAGCTGCGAATGCGGCTGAAGCAATCGCGTTAGTTCGGCACCTCCGGCCTGATGTTCTTCTCTTAGATGTTACGATGCCGGGACGCAGCGGATTGGATGTCCTTCACCAAATTGTCAGTGAGGAACTTCCTACTCGTGTCCTCGTCCTGAGTATTCATCCCGAAAACCAATACGCTTTGCGGGCAATCAAAGCTGGGGCTAGGGGCTATTTAACCAAGGAGAGTGCCCCCGACGAGCTATTAGTTGCGCTCGAAAAGATTCTGGCGGGTGGCTGTTATCTGACCGAATCCGTCGCGCATCAGATGACGCAGCAAGCAACCCGCAAAGCAACAAAGGCAACCTATCCGCACGAATTGCTTTCGGATCGTGAGTTTGAAGTTCTGCGGCTTTTGGGTAGTGGGAAGAGTGTAACCGAGATCGCGGAAGAGCTTAATCTCAGCGTAAAAACGGTCAGTACGTATCGCGCACGAATTATGGAAAAACTGCAGGCCAAACACACTCCGGAGCTCATCCGCTACGCAATGGAGCATGGATTAGTGAGCAAGTAA
- a CDS encoding periplasmic sensor signal transduction histidine kinase yields the protein MTWRAYIGVLAKFIGFTALYVLAGRLGRRVDFLSEELRVFWPQAGIGLAGLILLGWQYWPAIALGSFLNSTLILDPLSLDKLLVCLRQGVDGNLWDAVQNCLFTRDPGTYALAPYLALGNTLAPLVATLCLKHFSRFDPLFSRLHDVYSFCLYAVLLSPILSAAIAVYRFLQVEPGVTVAGSVLFLRRWVGFAISNLVVAPVILTWSHKPRGRWPVKRLLELTALLTSLAGLAWMAFTRTSPIGQLNYPVSFAPFPLVMWAALRFGPRGGATATFLISALAVYGTSEGAGPFLREITKDESLVLLQIYLMVLALTALLLGAASSERLRSITELEHSREELRELSERLVRVREEERLHLAREIHDDLGQILTGIKMRLRRLVKNPAPTVEQQTKQLEQLTELVDEAIQSVRRVASDLRPGILDDLGLVEAMKWALEQFRQQTNIEASFEPPEDLPRPSQATEITLFRILQEALTNVARHSQATHVWVRIRISDGSYELEVRDNGIGLPGENDPARPQAGLGIVGMRERALSLGGSFEIFNGLDYDGFIGTLLRVRVPVDTRD from the coding sequence ATGACATGGCGAGCCTACATTGGTGTTTTGGCCAAATTTATTGGCTTCACTGCCCTCTACGTGCTCGCTGGGCGCCTTGGAAGGCGCGTCGATTTTCTCTCAGAAGAGTTACGCGTGTTTTGGCCGCAGGCTGGAATTGGACTCGCTGGCCTCATCCTTCTTGGCTGGCAATACTGGCCTGCGATCGCGTTGGGAAGTTTCCTCAATTCCACGCTCATTTTGGATCCACTCAGTCTGGACAAATTGTTGGTATGCCTGAGACAAGGCGTTGATGGAAACCTGTGGGATGCTGTGCAGAATTGCCTCTTTACGCGCGACCCCGGGACGTATGCTCTGGCTCCTTATCTTGCCTTGGGCAATACGCTTGCGCCATTGGTAGCTACGCTCTGCCTTAAGCATTTCTCTCGCTTTGATCCACTTTTCAGTCGTCTTCATGACGTCTATAGTTTTTGTCTTTACGCCGTGCTTCTCTCACCCATTCTGTCCGCAGCGATTGCGGTTTATCGCTTCCTGCAAGTCGAACCTGGTGTCACGGTTGCGGGAAGTGTCCTTTTTTTGAGGCGGTGGGTCGGGTTCGCTATTAGCAATCTTGTGGTTGCACCGGTGATTCTGACGTGGAGTCACAAACCGCGTGGTCGCTGGCCTGTCAAAAGGTTGCTCGAACTTACAGCTTTACTAACGAGCTTAGCAGGACTGGCATGGATGGCCTTTACCCGAACTTCACCCATTGGACAGCTTAATTATCCGGTAAGCTTTGCGCCGTTTCCCTTGGTCATGTGGGCTGCCTTGCGGTTTGGTCCAAGGGGAGGAGCAACTGCAACATTTCTGATTTCCGCCTTAGCTGTTTACGGCACCTCGGAAGGTGCTGGACCGTTTCTCAGAGAAATTACCAAAGACGAAAGTCTCGTCCTGTTGCAAATCTACCTTATGGTACTGGCTCTCACAGCTCTCTTGTTGGGTGCTGCGAGTTCAGAACGGCTTCGAAGCATTACGGAACTGGAACATTCGCGCGAGGAATTACGCGAGCTATCGGAACGGCTGGTACGCGTGAGGGAAGAAGAGCGGCTCCACCTTGCACGTGAAATTCACGACGATCTGGGGCAGATCCTCACAGGCATTAAAATGCGGCTGCGGCGACTCGTTAAGAATCCGGCACCCACGGTGGAACAACAGACCAAACAATTGGAACAACTCACGGAACTTGTAGATGAAGCGATTCAATCCGTGCGACGTGTGGCCAGCGATCTTCGACCTGGAATCTTGGATGATCTGGGCTTAGTGGAAGCGATGAAATGGGCGCTCGAACAGTTTCGGCAGCAGACCAACATCGAAGCCTCATTCGAGCCGCCCGAAGACCTCCCCCGTCCAAGCCAAGCAACCGAAATCACGTTGTTTCGAATTCTCCAGGAGGCGCTTACCAACGTTGCGCGTCATTCGCAGGCAACTCATGTGTGGGTACGTATTAGAATCTCTGATGGTTCATATGAATTGGAAGTGCGCGATAACGGAATTGGTCTACCTGGGGAAAACGATCCCGCCCGGCCTCAAGCGGGCCTTGGCATTGTCGGCATGCGAGAACGTGCTTTGAGTTTGGGGGGAAGTTTCGAGATCTTCAATGGGCTTGATTATGATGGATTCATCGGTACCCTCCTTAGGGTTCGTGTGCCAGTTGACACTCGAGACTAA